Within the Nitrososphaerota archaeon genome, the region TGTATAACCAGTAGTAAATTTCCTTAAAAACTTCTGGTAGTCCATGCGGTAATAAAGTAGTTTGCAAACCCGCTCTTTTTACTATATACCCTTTCCTTACCATAACAATATCATCTTTTTGACCCCTCTCTAAAATATACCTTCGCTGGTCCAATTTTCTTAGACCTAATATATCCCTGATTTTCTAAAGCTTTAAGATAACCAGCAAGAAAAATTCTATTAACTTTCAGATGTTTAGCCAATTCTTTA harbors:
- a CDS encoding winged helix-turn-helix transcriptional regulator, giving the protein MVNEYNDLSRRIIEELRKNPGQSVKELAKHLKVNRIFLAGYLKALENQGYIRSKKIGPAKVYFREGSKR